One Festucalex cinctus isolate MCC-2025b chromosome 3, RoL_Fcin_1.0, whole genome shotgun sequence DNA window includes the following coding sequences:
- the bhlhe41 gene encoding class E basic helix-loop-helix protein 41: protein MDERIARLQERHFMERADFLGVDYPSLYMCKPKRGIKREDGGKDAYKLPHRLIEKKRRDRINECIGQLKDLLPEHLKLSTLGHLEKAVVLELTLKHLNALTAVTEQQHQKIIALQNGERPMKSSIHTDAEAFHSGFQTCAKEVLQYLSQFENWTAHEQSGAQLVQHLHKALARVQSGSLLPQQQNQFPAGVSPDGHKGDNQANCVPVIQRTQGGDLTENDTDTDSGYGGEGGKDKECEHNNTSQAAKGVKIKQEFGDDHPAKKPKMNWSGNSLGGADEAFMNSLMGLTGVGQQTPICMPFYFINPSAAASYMPLFEKSNMEKGMYPAAAAAAAALVSPFPWLYPAQASAAAAAFPGLSAHFGASSPRKDPQISDDGEPHDAETSSPEGREEIPTSDEGEDDEESGIQRPCDLSPVCQSS, encoded by the exons ATGGATGAAAGAATAGCACGTTTACAGGAAAGACACTTCATGGAGCGCGCGGACTTTTTGGG GGTGGACTACCCCTCTCTGTACATGTGCAAACCCAAAAGGGGAATAAAGCGGGAGGATGGCGGCAAG GACGCTTATAAGTTACCACACCGTTTGATAGAGAAGAAGAGGAGAGACCGAATCAATGAATGTATCGGTCAGCTGAAGGATCTGCTGCCGGAACATTTAAAGTTGTCG ACGCTGGGCCATTTGGAGAAGGCGGTTGTTCTGGAATTAACTCTGAAACATTTAAACGCTTTGACTGCGGTCACAGAGCAGCAGCACCAGAAGATCATTGCTTTGCAGAACG gggaGCGGCCGATGAAGTCGTCCATACACACCGATGCGGAAGCTTTCCATTCCGGTTTCCAAACGTGCGCCAAAGAAGTCCTGCAGTACCTGAGCCAGTTTGAGAACTGGACGGCGCACGAGCAGAGTGGCGCCCAGCTGGTCCAGCACCTCCACAAGGCCCTGGCCCGGGTCCAGTCCGGCTCGCTCCTCCCCCAGCAGCAGAACCAGTTCCCCGCCGGCGTCTCACCAGACGGGCACAAAGGCGACAACCAGGCCAACTGCGTCCCGGTCATCCAGAGGACCCAAGGCGGGGATCTGACTGAGAACGACACGGACACGGACAGTGGCTACGGGGGCGAGGGGGGCAAGGACAAAGAGTGTGAGCACAACAACACCTCACAGGCGGCCAAAGGCGTGAAAATCAAGCAGGAGTTTGGGGACGATCACCCGGCAAAGAAACCAAAGATGAACTGGTCCGGTAATAGCTTGGGAGGTGCCGATGAGGCGTTCATGAACTCTCTGATGGGATTAACCGGAGTGGGACAGCAGACGCCGATTTGCATGCCTTTCTACTTCATCAACCCCTCAGCCGCTGCCTCTTACATGCCTCTTTTCGAAAAAAGCAACATGGAAAAGGGCATGtacccggcggcggcggcggcagcggcggcacTGGTCTCCCCATTCCCGTGGCTGTACCCCGCACAAGCCTCCGCAGCTGCGGCGGCCTTCCCGGGCTTGTCTGCTCACTTTGGAGCCTCGTCTCCGCGCAAGGACCCCCAAATCTCTGATGACGGTGAACCCCACGACGCCGAGACGAGCTCACCCGAGGGGCGTGAGGAAATTCCCACGAGTGATGAAGGTGAAGATGACGAGGAGAGCGGGATTCAGCGGCCGTGTGACCTGTCGCCCGTCTGTCAAAGCAGCTAA